The Phoenix dactylifera cultivar Barhee BC4 chromosome 17, palm_55x_up_171113_PBpolish2nd_filt_p, whole genome shotgun sequence genome contains a region encoding:
- the LOC103696932 gene encoding zinc finger CCCH domain-containing protein 30 yields the protein MAGPRQSKRVSWAPAVNLCQVRLFLSEDAPSQSGLGAQDHLQAKASWLLHATGMGSDDSIPPGFEARHPSYQHKPDISLIPLIKWKCPSRIVLNPEWVVVAGEESEELAVENRRQLGVLEAIYPRLSVIPATPFVSSEVQNSYYDDSQTPLIPIIPIEDEDTSEQQLETPIPIDASIQFHQPDIQKKLADIGTPRVLPALRPAMEHSLKNAVPQAPTLPPGETPAIGAVLSAEPDVVAAAAAAFTAIMKSSEEGSLIDPDLLITILNNPIMMEKLVAEYGVPKQAQLPMASVSAPPSLRARSTASAPPLPRPHVNFTTPVPLSNERTPPMYPMPNVVPPQALNRQPSPVTAIPANFSSGAPPVKDINYYKSLIQQHGGEKQETLDRNPLQCASYNSNFLGVNGLNIVRHGSMQKDVKPKIPKPCAYFNTPKGCKHGASCLYQHDSSISRRVEQPRGSKRIKLDRGLAGGN from the exons GTAAGATTATTTTTGTCAGAGGATGCCCCTTCTCAATCTGGATTGGGAGCTCAAGACCATCTGCAAGCAAAGGCTTCATGGCTCTTGCATGCTACCGGGATGGGCTCTGATGATTCCATACCCCCTGGTTTTGAAGCACGTCATCCCTCCTATCAGCACAAACCAGACATTTCACTAATTCCTCTGATCAAGTGGAAGTGCCCTTCCAGA ATAGTATTGAATCCAGAATGGGTAGTGGTTGCTGGAGAGGAAAGTGAAGAGTTGGCTGTAGAGAATCGGAGACAACTGGGAGTGCTTGAAGCCATTTATCCACGCCTTTCTGTCATTCCTGCAAC GCCATTTGTTTCTTCCGAGGTCCAAAACTCATATTATGATGATTCCCAAACTCCTCTCATTCCCATAATTCCCATTGAAGATGAAGATACATCAGAGCAGCAATTAGAGACACCTATACCGATTGACGCATCTATCCAATTCCATCAGCCAGACATACAGAAGAAACTGGCGGACATTGGAACACCGCGTGTATTGCCTGCTCTCAGGCCTGCTATGGAGCACTCACTGAAGAATGCAGTGCCCCAGGCTCCAACTCTGCCACCTGGTGAGACTCCAGCTATTGGGGCTGTACTCAGTGCAGAGCCTGATGTTgtggctgctgctgctgctgctttcaCCGCTATCATGAAAAGCAGTGAAGAGGGAAGCCTGATTGACCCTGACCTTCTCATTACGATACTCAAcaaccccatcatgatggaaaAGTTGGTGGCCGAGTATGGAGTTCCTAAACAAGCTCAGCTGCCTATGGCTTCTGTGTCAGCACCGCCATCTCTGCGAGCTCGATCAACTGCATCAGCTCCCCCGCTGCCACGTCCCCATGTCAACTTCACTACCCCTGTCCCTTTGTCAAACGAACGAACCCCACCAATGTATCCCATGCCAAATGTGGTGCCACCCCAAGCTTTAAATAGGCAGCCTTCGCCTGTTACTGCAATACCTGCAAACTTCTCTTCAGGTGCCCCTCCAGTGAAGGATATAAATTACTACAAGAGTTTGATCCAGCAGCATGGAGGGGAGAAGCAAGAAACTCTGGATCGGAATCCACTGCAGTGTGCTAGTTACAACAGTAATTTTCTGGGTGTGAATGGTTTGAACATAGTCAGACATGGCTCCATGCAAAAAGATGTAAAGCCCAAGATTCCAAAACCCTGTGCTTATTTTAACACCCCCAAAGGGTGCAAGCATGGAGCTAGCTGCTTATATCAGCATGATTCATCAATTTCGCGGCGGGTTGAGCAGCCAAGAGGATCAAAAAGAATCAAATTAGATAGAGGATTAGCTGGTGGAAACTAA
- the LOC103700075 gene encoding GDP-mannose 4,6 dehydratase 1-like has protein sequence MASSSEPNRDSAAAAGSESNGALASSIPAAVPERRKVALVAGITGQDGSYLTEFLLGKGYEVHGLIRRSSNFNTARLDHIYVDPHNSSKARMKLHYADLSDASSLRRWVDSLLPDEVYNLAAQSHVAVSFEIPDYTADVVGTGALRLLEAVRSSSASSGRTIRYYQAGSSEMFGSTPPPQSETSAFHPRSPYAAAKVAAHWYTVNYREAYGLFACNGILFNHESPRRGENFVTRKITRAVGRIHVGLQTKLFLGNLSAARDWGFAGDYVEAMWLMLQQDEPGDYVVATDESHTVQEFLEAAFGYVGLDWKDHVVIDKRYFRPAEVDSLKGDSSKARKQLGWKPKVGFQELVKMMVDRDVELAKREKVLVDAGYIDAQQQP, from the coding sequence ATGGCCTCCTCCTCCGAGCCCAACCGCGACTCCGCCGCCGCAGCCGGATCGGAATCCAACGGCGCATTGGCCTCCTCGATCCCGGCGGCGGTGCCGGAGCGCCGGAAGGTGGCCCTGGTCGCCGGCATCACCGGCCAGGACGGCTCGTATCTGACCGAATTCCTCCTCGGCAAAGGCTACGAAGTCCACGGCCTGATCCGGCGTTCGTCCAACTTTAACACGGCCCGGCTCGACCACATCTACGTGGACCCCCACAACTCGTCCAAGGCCCGCATGAAGCTCCACTACGCCGACCTCTCCGACGCCTCCTCCCTCCGCCGCTGGGTCGACTCCCTCCTCCCCGACGAGGTCTACAACCTCGCCGCCCAGTCCCACGTCGCCGTCTCCTTCGAGATCCCTGACTACACCGCCGACGTCGTCGGCACCGGCGCCCTCCGCCTCCTCGAGGCCGTccgctcctcctccgcctcctccggcaGGACCATCCGCTACTACCAGGCCGGCTCCTCCGAGATGTTCGGTTCCACCCCCCCGCCGCAGTCCGAGACCTCCGCCTTCCACCCCCGCTCCCCCTACGCCGCCGCCAAGGTCGCCGCCCACTGGTATACCGTCAACTACCGCGAGGCCTACGGCCTCTTCGCCTGCAACGGCATCCTCTTCAACCACGAGAGCCCCCGCCGCGGGGAGAACTTCGTCACCCGCAAGATTACTCGCGCCGTCGGCCGCATCCACGTCGGCCTCCAGACCAAGCTCTTCCTCGGGAACCTGTCGGCCGCCCGCGACTGGGGGTTCGCCGGGGACTACGTCGAGGCCATGTGGCTCATGCTGCAGCAGGACGAGCCCGGCGACTATGTCGTCGCCACCGACGAGTCGCACACTGTCCAGGAGTTCCTCGAGGCCGCCTTCGGGTATGTCGGGCTGGATTGGAAGGACCATGTGGTGATCGACAAGAGGTACTTCCGGCCCGCCGAGGTCGATAGCTTGAAGGGGGACTCGTCCAAGGCCAGGAAGCAGCTGGGGTGGAAGCCCAAGGTCGGGTTCCAGGAGCTGGTCAAGATGATGGTGGACCGGGACGTTGAGCTTGCCAAGAGGGAGAAGGTGCTGGTCGACGCTGGCTACATCGATGCTCAGCAGCAGCCATAG
- the LOC103708215 gene encoding protein IQ-DOMAIN 32-like isoform X1: MGRSKGSCLKIIACNGSADANDDDDVSMAESKASSDKRRWSFRKRSARHRVLSNSVVSESVSISYNKESTEVVTNTFDSPIYSSIPEKKTIEQRINETFPLPSAGMDSEVANPLAKNENFPASDINLDESVAIVIQAATRGYLARREFQKLKTVVKLQAAVRGHLVRRQAIGTLRCVQAIVKLQAHLRARRAEKSAAQEVDLQEKGNSCMKPNKTYSSTKILLSNRFACRLLEAKTREKPIQIKCDTSKSDDSAWKWLERWMAVTSSDIGQQLEPKLIQGHMSQEGNTELVDYEARKEVPPAVSMPSDAEIASDEIRVPASGEADVSTKSSGTLKFEAPISVPDNCLSSLVKDDQDKTQFKNETLGITQENCTKIENVNETIIDSLSSQNHLESNPAAKIVLDNASEKHDFDCNSLKNTSKSAFFEPVAEGKKLVQGLRKPCNPAFAAAQSKFEALSSSSSIGRSSNSACQDAAAKLKLNSFYFQVDASKESKDISLTENSVSHDPRVQNAASECGTEISISSTLDSPDRSETEGGEIVLEIGALEKGHYDVNGDADTDHNLVKMNIEEKNLSFDKEALQSQRSVESDGNLLKSPAASNVVQVEHQPAEPTTSDMPIQLESSTQSSPEGTPKSRTMVPESQRTPSSQISVNAKKTKKENNVPVQNQRSQLVGKKSPSNLNNDSGGRTSTEQLRRDSKNAKRRNSFGMAKLDHVDHEPRISSSNSLPSYMQATESARAKAHANISPKLSPEVHDNHVKKRHSLPIANGKQGSSPRMQRSTSQAQQNSKGNASHSPHNSAERRWQR; this comes from the exons ATGGGGAGATCGAAGGGCTCCTGCTTGAAGATCATTGCCTGCAATGGCAGTGCCGATGCGAATGACGACGATGATGTTTCGATGGCTGAG AGCAAAGCTTCATCAGATAAACGCCGATGGAGCTTCCGAAAGAGATCAGCCAGGCACCGAGTACTAAGCAACAGTGTGGTCTCAGAATCCGTGTCTATCAGCTATAACAAGGAAAGCACAGAAGTCGTGACCAATACTTTTGATTCTCCAATCTATTCTTCTATTCCAGAAAAAAAAACCATAGAACAAAGGATAAACGAAACTTTCCCATTGCCATCTGCTGGCATGGATTCTGAAGTAGCTAATCCTCTGGCAAAAAATGAAAATTTCCCTGCCAGTGACATCAACCTCGATGAATCTGTTGCTATTGTCATTCAGGCTGCTACCCGGGGATACTTG GCTAGGAGAGAATTCCAAAAACTTAAGACTGTTGTCAAGTTGCAAGCAGCTGTACGTGGACATTTGGTTAGGAGACAGGCCATCGGAACATTGCGTTGTGTCCAAGCCATTGTAAAACTGCAGGCGCATTTGCGAGCTCGTCGCGCTGAGAAGTCAGCTGCACAAGAGGTTGACCTCCAG GAAAAGggaaattcttgcatgaagcCAAATAAAACATATTCCTCAACCAAGATACTTCTTTCAAATCGATTTGCTTGTCGG CTTTTGGAGGCTAAGACACGGGAAAAACCCATTCAAATAAAATGCGATACTTCAAAATCTGATGATTCAGCATGGAAATGGTTGGAGAGGTGGATGGCTGTGACTTCATCAGATATAGGACAGCAACTGGAGCCAAAACTTATTCAGGGTCATATGAGCCAAGAAGGAAACACTGAGTTGGTTGATTATGAAGCAAGAAAAGAGGTTCCACCTGCAGTCTCTATGCCGTCTGATGCAGAGATAGCTTCCGATGAAATAAGAGTACCAGCTAGTGGTGAAGCGGATGTGTCAACTAAAAGTTCTGGTACCTTGAAGTTCGAGGCTCCAATATCTGTTCCAGATAATTGCTTAAGTTCATTAGTGAAAGATGACCAGGATAAAACTCAGTTCAAGAATGAGACTTTGGGTATCACACAAGAGAATTGTACAAAGATTGAGAATGTTAATGAAACAATTATTGATTCTCTATCAAGTCAAAATCATTTGGAATCAAATCCAGCTGCAAAGATAGTTCTTGATAATGCTTCTGAGAAGCATGATTTTGACTGCAACAGCTTGAAGAATACTTCTAAAAGTGCATTTTTTGAACCAGTAGCTGAAGGAAAGAAACTTGTACAAGGGTTGAGAAAACCATGCAATCCAGCATTTGCTGCTGCACAGTCAAAATTTGAAGCGCTGAGCTCGAGCTCTTCTATTGGCAGGTCTAGTAATTCTGCTTGTCAAGATGCTGCAGCCAAGTTGAAATTAAATAGCTTTTATTTTCAAGTAGATGCTTCAAAGGAGAGTAAGGACATAAGCTTAACGGAGAACTCAGTATCTCATGATCCAAGAGTTCAAAATGCTGCTTCAGAATGCGGCACTGAAATTTCTATCTCCTCCACACTTGATTCACCGGACAGATCTGAAACTGAAGGTGGGGAAATTGTCCTAGAAATTGGAGCTTTGGAGAAGGGCCACTATGATGTCAATGGCGATGCTGATACTGATCATAATCTTGTTAAAATGAATATTGAAGAAAAGAACTTGTCCTTTGATAAGGAGGCCCTTCAGTCGCAAAGATCTGTGGAAAGTGATGGAAATTTACTCAAGTCACCTGCTGCCAGTAATGTAGTGCAGGTGGAACATCAGCCAGCTGAGCCAACCACATCAGATATGCCGATTCAACTGGAAAGTTCCACTCAGTCATCACCAGAAGGAACCCCCAAAAGCCGTACAATGGTCCCTGAGTCACAGAGAACACCATCAAGTCAGATATCTGTGAATGCCAAAAagaccaaaaaagaaaataatgtgcCTGTTCAAAATCAAAGGTCTCAATTGGTAGGCAAGAAGTCaccatctaatctaaacaatgaTTCAGGTGGAAGGACCAGTACTGAGCAATTGCGAAGGGATTCAAAGAATGCGAAAAGGCGTAACTCATTCGGGATGGCTAAACTAGATCATGTTGATCATGAACCTAGGATCAGCAGTAGCAATTCCCTTCCAAGTTACATGCAAGCCACTGAATCTGCAAGGGCCAAGGCCCATGCCAAtatttctccaaaattaagccctgAAGTGCATGATAACCATGTGAAGAAAAGACATTCCTTACCTATAGCAAATGGCAAACAGGGTTCATCCCCACGCATGCAGAGATCGACATCACAAGCACAACAGAACTCAAAGGGCAATGCCAGTCATTCTCCTCATAATTCTGCAG AGAGGAGATGGCAAAGATGA
- the LOC103708215 gene encoding protein IQ-DOMAIN 32-like isoform X2, whose protein sequence is MDLSSRMPLLGFCTSWKMQSKASSDKRRWSFRKRSARHRVLSNSVVSESVSISYNKESTEVVTNTFDSPIYSSIPEKKTIEQRINETFPLPSAGMDSEVANPLAKNENFPASDINLDESVAIVIQAATRGYLARREFQKLKTVVKLQAAVRGHLVRRQAIGTLRCVQAIVKLQAHLRARRAEKSAAQEVDLQEKGNSCMKPNKTYSSTKILLSNRFACRLLEAKTREKPIQIKCDTSKSDDSAWKWLERWMAVTSSDIGQQLEPKLIQGHMSQEGNTELVDYEARKEVPPAVSMPSDAEIASDEIRVPASGEADVSTKSSGTLKFEAPISVPDNCLSSLVKDDQDKTQFKNETLGITQENCTKIENVNETIIDSLSSQNHLESNPAAKIVLDNASEKHDFDCNSLKNTSKSAFFEPVAEGKKLVQGLRKPCNPAFAAAQSKFEALSSSSSIGRSSNSACQDAAAKLKLNSFYFQVDASKESKDISLTENSVSHDPRVQNAASECGTEISISSTLDSPDRSETEGGEIVLEIGALEKGHYDVNGDADTDHNLVKMNIEEKNLSFDKEALQSQRSVESDGNLLKSPAASNVVQVEHQPAEPTTSDMPIQLESSTQSSPEGTPKSRTMVPESQRTPSSQISVNAKKTKKENNVPVQNQRSQLVGKKSPSNLNNDSGGRTSTEQLRRDSKNAKRRNSFGMAKLDHVDHEPRISSSNSLPSYMQATESARAKAHANISPKLSPEVHDNHVKKRHSLPIANGKQGSSPRMQRSTSQAQQNSKGNASHSPHNSAERRWQR, encoded by the exons ATGGATCTGAGTTCGAGAATGCCTTTGCTTGGATTTTGCACAAGTTGGAAAATGCAG AGCAAAGCTTCATCAGATAAACGCCGATGGAGCTTCCGAAAGAGATCAGCCAGGCACCGAGTACTAAGCAACAGTGTGGTCTCAGAATCCGTGTCTATCAGCTATAACAAGGAAAGCACAGAAGTCGTGACCAATACTTTTGATTCTCCAATCTATTCTTCTATTCCAGAAAAAAAAACCATAGAACAAAGGATAAACGAAACTTTCCCATTGCCATCTGCTGGCATGGATTCTGAAGTAGCTAATCCTCTGGCAAAAAATGAAAATTTCCCTGCCAGTGACATCAACCTCGATGAATCTGTTGCTATTGTCATTCAGGCTGCTACCCGGGGATACTTG GCTAGGAGAGAATTCCAAAAACTTAAGACTGTTGTCAAGTTGCAAGCAGCTGTACGTGGACATTTGGTTAGGAGACAGGCCATCGGAACATTGCGTTGTGTCCAAGCCATTGTAAAACTGCAGGCGCATTTGCGAGCTCGTCGCGCTGAGAAGTCAGCTGCACAAGAGGTTGACCTCCAG GAAAAGggaaattcttgcatgaagcCAAATAAAACATATTCCTCAACCAAGATACTTCTTTCAAATCGATTTGCTTGTCGG CTTTTGGAGGCTAAGACACGGGAAAAACCCATTCAAATAAAATGCGATACTTCAAAATCTGATGATTCAGCATGGAAATGGTTGGAGAGGTGGATGGCTGTGACTTCATCAGATATAGGACAGCAACTGGAGCCAAAACTTATTCAGGGTCATATGAGCCAAGAAGGAAACACTGAGTTGGTTGATTATGAAGCAAGAAAAGAGGTTCCACCTGCAGTCTCTATGCCGTCTGATGCAGAGATAGCTTCCGATGAAATAAGAGTACCAGCTAGTGGTGAAGCGGATGTGTCAACTAAAAGTTCTGGTACCTTGAAGTTCGAGGCTCCAATATCTGTTCCAGATAATTGCTTAAGTTCATTAGTGAAAGATGACCAGGATAAAACTCAGTTCAAGAATGAGACTTTGGGTATCACACAAGAGAATTGTACAAAGATTGAGAATGTTAATGAAACAATTATTGATTCTCTATCAAGTCAAAATCATTTGGAATCAAATCCAGCTGCAAAGATAGTTCTTGATAATGCTTCTGAGAAGCATGATTTTGACTGCAACAGCTTGAAGAATACTTCTAAAAGTGCATTTTTTGAACCAGTAGCTGAAGGAAAGAAACTTGTACAAGGGTTGAGAAAACCATGCAATCCAGCATTTGCTGCTGCACAGTCAAAATTTGAAGCGCTGAGCTCGAGCTCTTCTATTGGCAGGTCTAGTAATTCTGCTTGTCAAGATGCTGCAGCCAAGTTGAAATTAAATAGCTTTTATTTTCAAGTAGATGCTTCAAAGGAGAGTAAGGACATAAGCTTAACGGAGAACTCAGTATCTCATGATCCAAGAGTTCAAAATGCTGCTTCAGAATGCGGCACTGAAATTTCTATCTCCTCCACACTTGATTCACCGGACAGATCTGAAACTGAAGGTGGGGAAATTGTCCTAGAAATTGGAGCTTTGGAGAAGGGCCACTATGATGTCAATGGCGATGCTGATACTGATCATAATCTTGTTAAAATGAATATTGAAGAAAAGAACTTGTCCTTTGATAAGGAGGCCCTTCAGTCGCAAAGATCTGTGGAAAGTGATGGAAATTTACTCAAGTCACCTGCTGCCAGTAATGTAGTGCAGGTGGAACATCAGCCAGCTGAGCCAACCACATCAGATATGCCGATTCAACTGGAAAGTTCCACTCAGTCATCACCAGAAGGAACCCCCAAAAGCCGTACAATGGTCCCTGAGTCACAGAGAACACCATCAAGTCAGATATCTGTGAATGCCAAAAagaccaaaaaagaaaataatgtgcCTGTTCAAAATCAAAGGTCTCAATTGGTAGGCAAGAAGTCaccatctaatctaaacaatgaTTCAGGTGGAAGGACCAGTACTGAGCAATTGCGAAGGGATTCAAAGAATGCGAAAAGGCGTAACTCATTCGGGATGGCTAAACTAGATCATGTTGATCATGAACCTAGGATCAGCAGTAGCAATTCCCTTCCAAGTTACATGCAAGCCACTGAATCTGCAAGGGCCAAGGCCCATGCCAAtatttctccaaaattaagccctgAAGTGCATGATAACCATGTGAAGAAAAGACATTCCTTACCTATAGCAAATGGCAAACAGGGTTCATCCCCACGCATGCAGAGATCGACATCACAAGCACAACAGAACTCAAAGGGCAATGCCAGTCATTCTCCTCATAATTCTGCAG AGAGGAGATGGCAAAGATGA